A window from Candidatus Methylomirabilis tolerans encodes these proteins:
- a CDS encoding type II toxin-antitoxin system HicA family toxin, giving the protein MSRLPPVSRRELIERLNRLGFEGPYMGGRHQFMLRGDRRLILPNPHQGEISVDLLARLLRQSGVSREECWQSDPKPPNPQPTQPTRHAINALTL; this is encoded by the coding sequence ATGTCTCGTCTCCCGCCTGTTTCACGACGCGAACTGATTGAACGTTTAAATAGGTTGGGGTTTGAAGGTCCTTACATGGGTGGTCGACATCAGTTTATGCTCCGTGGAGACCGCCGATTGATTTTACCCAACCCGCATCAGGGGGAGATTAGCGTAGATCTGTTGGCTCGGCTCCTGCGACAGTCAGGCGTCTCCCGCGAAGAATGCTGGCAGAGTGACCCCAAACCCCCAAACCCGCAACCAACCCAACCAACGCGACACGCAATCAACGCGCTGACGCTATA
- a CDS encoding type II toxin-antitoxin system HicB family antitoxin produces MLLQYIETALECAHYEIIKDEEPFYGEVPPLAGVWATGKTLEECRRKLAEAIEDWVLFSIAKGLPIPALGEVAIHLPEKTPA; encoded by the coding sequence ATGTTGTTGCAGTACATTGAGACCGCGCTCGAATGCGCACATTATGAAATCATCAAAGATGAAGAACCGTTCTACGGCGAGGTGCCACCGCTCGCCGGGGTCTGGGCGACGGGTAAGACCTTGGAAGAATGTCGTCGCAAGCTAGCCGAGGCAATTGAGGACTGGGTGCTGTTTAGCATTGCGAAAGGCTTACCAATTCCGGCCTTGGGGGAGGTAGCCATCCACCTGCCGGAGAAGACGCCGGCTTAA